The genomic region GGCGGTGGTCATAGGCGCCCAGGTCGAAGCGCACCAGGGTGCCGCCATCGCTGGCCTGAACATGATAAGAACCGGTGACGTACTGGCGCCCGTACTGATCCGACTGGTAGATAACCGGTTTCATGAACCTGAGTTCGGTGCCGCCGGCTTGCAGCACCAGATCGCCAGAGTCGGCCAGGGTGACGGCGGAGGTGTCGAAGCGCCAGGCAATCTGCCCGGCATCGGCGCCGGGCGCCACCGTAAAGTCGTACTCCAGTCGATTGCCGGCGCCGTGGAAAACGACATCAATGCCGCGGTAGACGTTGCCATAAAGCACGCCCGCATAAGTGGGCACGCCGGTGATCCAGGTGGCCGGATCCGAAGCACGCAGGTAGTTGGCTTTGCCCGGCAGCTCGCCCACGGCACTCAACTGCGGATGTTCGCTGGCGCCGAGAAGTTCAAGACCGACGGTGGTTTCACGCCCGGCTGAAGCCGGCGGCAGCATCGGCCCGGTGGAGCGCGATGCAGGCATTTCCGGGCGGGAAAATAAGTTGATCGTCAGTGCCCGGTCCTGCAGTTGGACATCGTAGCCGGGAGCGCGGGCGATATATCGCACATCGCCGGCGGCCTGACCGCGGTTCGGTTGAAAGTTGATGGGCACCAGAGCGGTGCTGGTTCGAGGCTTCGATAATTGCGGCAGCGGGTTGGGCGCCGGCGGCTTGGCCGCTTGCATCAGTAATGAGGAAGCATGCGCGGACGAAGGCGGGCCGGGGAGGATGACCAGGCTCGTACTGGGATGCGAATTGGGGGTGGGCGGCGGAGCCGGCGCCGCCTGAACGGATAACGCTGCACCGTTGTGCCCGCCCACGGTGGCCGGAACGGATGCCGGTTGGCGTGAATCGCCGCGGCGCAAATCCCCCTGGAAAAGACCCGGTACACCCAGGCTGACGATCAGCGCCGCGGTCGCGAGGCAGATTACGAAGGTCGTGAGAATCAGTTTCCTGCCGCGGCTGAATACAATGTTCATTACACCCCTCTTGAAGTCCGCCGAGCCGACAGACCAAGGCACACCGATACCAACTGAATTGAATACGGGCCGAAAACCTGGAGAAAATAACGGCCCGGGGGGGCCTAGAAGATAGTACGGTTTGCCGCCGCCTTCAACTGCAAAACCGTCCAAAACGGGACGCAGCGGTACAAATTCCCGGAAAGAAGCGAGATGACCATCCGTTACTGCCGAGCGTAGACATTGCCGTCCATGCTGCCGAAATAGACGACGCCGTGATCGACGGCCGGCGAGGAAAGAATGGCGCCGATGGAGATAAAGCGATAAAAATCGAGGTACATATCCTCGAAGTCGCCGAACACCGGCGCGAAGGCTTCTTGCCGCAAGCTGCCATCGGGGTTGAGGACCTTCATCGAAAAGCGCTTGCTCATCCCGTGACAAGACCGCGGCGCCGTTCGTCACAGGACGAAACGCGGGTGCAATGGATGCCAAACCGCGTCAGATGGCGGTTTTGAGGATGGAAGCGAGGTTATCGCGATAACCGCGGCTGGAAGGCAGTTCCTTGCCGCTCTGCAGGCGAACCATGTATTCGCCGCTGTTGCACGGTTGGACGC from Terriglobia bacterium harbors:
- a CDS encoding PQQ-binding-like beta-propeller repeat protein; amino-acid sequence: MSKRFSMKVLNPDGSLRQEAFAPVFGDFEDMYLDFYRFISIGAILSSPAVDHGVVYFGSMDGNVYARQ